GGCAAATCCTGGCCTATTCCGTGCTTCTCTTGCCGGTCGCCGCCGCGCCATGGCTGATCGGGGGCACCGGCGCCATTTATGGCGGGTTGGCGATCGCGCTGACGCTGGTGTTTATCGCGCTCGCCGCGCCCGTTGCGTTGCGGCGGGCGGGTCCGGAAGATCCGATGAAGCCTGAAAAACGCCTGTTCGGATACAGCGTGCTCTATCTTTTCGCGCTGTTCGCCGCACTGGTTGCGGATCGGGTGATTTACGGGCAGGGGCTGCTCGCATGACGCCCGAAGAGGAAACCGAATTCAAGCGCCGCCGGAAAAGCCGCAACGCCGCCCTTGCGCTGGTGCTGGTGTTCTTCGTGGTGCTTTTCTACGCCCTCACGATCGTACGGATGGACTGATGACCGCCGCCGCAAACCTGCAGAAGAACAACGCCCGCGTGGGGCTTTATGCCCTGTTGCTGGCGCTGGGCATGCTGGGCCTGGGATATGCGGCTGTGCCCCTTTACCAGATGTTCTGCCAGGTGACCGGTTTCGGCGGGACCACGCAGCGCGCGACAGAGGACGAGGCATCGCTCGCCGCCGCGCGCGCGCAGCAGCTTGCCGGCGCAACCGTATCCGTACGGTTCGATGCGAACGTCGATTCCGACCTGCCGTGGACGTTCCGCCCCGAACAGGTCACGCAGACGGTCAGGCTGGGGCAACGGCAGATGGCGTTCTATTACGCCAGGAACAATTCCGACCAGCCGATAACCGGTACGGCCAGCTTCAACGTTTCGCCTGCCCAGACGGGCGGATACTTCAACAAGGTGCAGTGCTTCTGCTTCACGGAGCAGACCCTCCAGCCCGGGCAGGAGGTGGTGATGCCGGTCCTGTTCTTCGTCGATCCTTCCATCCGCAGCGATCGCAACGCCGCGCGCGTGGAACAGATCACTCTCAGCTATACGTTCCACCGGACCGAAGATCCGGCGTAACACCCACTGGACCACGCCCCCGGCGCGCATTAAGGGCCGAGGCGATAACACTGCTCGAACAGGGACCAGATTCCTCATGGCCGGCGCCAAGAACCACCAGTATCACATTCTCCCGCCCGACATCTGGCCGCTGATCGCGTCGATCTCGGCGCTGGCGTTCACCAGCGGCCTCGCGATGTACATGCACGACATGTCGAACGGCCGGCTCGTGTTCGCCCTTGGCATCCTGGGCCTGGCGGCGACGTTCTTCAGCTGGTTCTACAACATCGTGAAGGAAGCGCAGGCAGGCGATCATACCCCGGTCGTCCAGCTTCATCTGCGCTACGGCATGATCCTGTTCATCGCGTCGGAAGTGATGTTCTTCGTTGGCTGGTTCTGGGCCTTCTTCGACTTCGCGCTGTTCCCCAGCACCCTGGCGGAGGCGGTCGGCGGCCAGTTCCCGCCCGTCTCGATCGAGGCGGTGATGGACCCGTTCGACCTGCCGCTGCTGAACACGCTGATCCTGCTGTGTTCGGGCACCACCGTAACCTGGGCGCACCATTCGCTGATTCACGGCGATCGTGACGGGCTGAAGAAGGGTCTCTGGCTGACGATCTTGCTCGGTATCCTGTTCTCGGCCATCCAGGCCTACGAATACGCCCATGCTCCGTTCGCCTTCGGTGGGAACACTTACAGTTCGGCGTTCTACATGGCGACGGGCTTTCACGGGTTTCACGTGATCATCGGCACGATCTTCCTGATCGTCTGCCTGGTGCGCGCCTACAAGGGGCACTTCACCCCGCAGCAACACTTCGGCTTCGAAGCCGCCGCGTGGTACTGGCACTTCGTCGACGTGGTGTGGTTGTTCCTTTACGTCTCCATTTACGTCTGGGGCAGCTGGGGTGCGCCGCTCCACTGATGACGGCGCTCCAGCCGGGAACATCGAAAGGGCAGCCCGGCATCGTCCAGGCTGCCCTTTCCGATTTGCGCTGTTTGCTGGGCACGAATGAAGTCGTGAAAACGGGCAAGTGACGGACCGAAACCGCCTGCCGGTGATCGCCACCCTCATCGTCGCGATCGCGGTGGTCATCATGATCGCGTTGGGCGTCTGGCAACTGCAGCGCATGCAGGAGAAGGAGGCGCTGCTCGCCCGGTACGCCGCTATCCCGGCCGATGCCCCGGCCGTCGCGTGGCCGCAGGTCCCGGCCGATTACGAAGACGCGCTTTACCGCCGCGCGCAGGTCGATTGCGCCCGGGTTTCCAGAATCGAGGAACGTGCGGGACGCTCGGAAAATGGCGCAATCGGTTGGGGCCACTATGCCCGGTGCGTGCTTGCCGGCGGCGGCACGGCGGACGTCGCGCTGGGCTGGTCGGTCGATCCGGTGCGCGTGCGCTGGAACGGCGGAGTGGTCGCAGGGACGATAGGCCCGGCCGGCAACGGGGTGAAACTCGTCGCGGAGCCGGCGCAGGCGGGCCTCGATCAGCTCGCCACGCCTGACCCGCGCGACCTGCCGAACAACCATCTGTCCTACGCGGTCCAGTGGTTCCTGTTCGCGGCGACCGCAGTGGTGGTGTTCTGGCTGGCCGTCCGAGCCCGTTGGCGCGCTAGCGCACGGTAAAGGCGGGCTTG
This sequence is a window from Tsuneonella aeria. Protein-coding genes within it:
- a CDS encoding cytochrome c oxidase assembly protein; the protein is MTAAANLQKNNARVGLYALLLALGMLGLGYAAVPLYQMFCQVTGFGGTTQRATEDEASLAAARAQQLAGATVSVRFDANVDSDLPWTFRPEQVTQTVRLGQRQMAFYYARNNSDQPITGTASFNVSPAQTGGYFNKVQCFCFTEQTLQPGQEVVMPVLFFVDPSIRSDRNAARVEQITLSYTFHRTEDPA
- a CDS encoding cytochrome c oxidase subunit 3, coding for MAGAKNHQYHILPPDIWPLIASISALAFTSGLAMYMHDMSNGRLVFALGILGLAATFFSWFYNIVKEAQAGDHTPVVQLHLRYGMILFIASEVMFFVGWFWAFFDFALFPSTLAEAVGGQFPPVSIEAVMDPFDLPLLNTLILLCSGTTVTWAHHSLIHGDRDGLKKGLWLTILLGILFSAIQAYEYAHAPFAFGGNTYSSAFYMATGFHGFHVIIGTIFLIVCLVRAYKGHFTPQQHFGFEAAAWYWHFVDVVWLFLYVSIYVWGSWGAPLH
- a CDS encoding SURF1 family protein, translating into MTDRNRLPVIATLIVAIAVVIMIALGVWQLQRMQEKEALLARYAAIPADAPAVAWPQVPADYEDALYRRAQVDCARVSRIEERAGRSENGAIGWGHYARCVLAGGGTADVALGWSVDPVRVRWNGGVVAGTIGPAGNGVKLVAEPAQAGLDQLATPDPRDLPNNHLSYAVQWFLFAATAVVVFWLAVRARWRASAR